In Spiroplasma chinense, the DNA window TTGAAACATAAAGAGCTTCACATTGTTCATACTCTTCTGTAGTCGCTGGCATGTTTGTAATTTCACGACCGTTCAATAAATATTTATTACAAATTTTAATTTCATCTAAACCTGACAATACATCAAGCAATGTAATGAATAGAGCATCAATTCCTGATGTTCTGATTGCATATCTTAATGCTACTGCATCAATTCAACCAACTCTTCTTGGTCTTTTTGTATTTGCTCCATATTCATTTCCGCGTTCACGGATTCCATCACCAATTTCATTTAGAAGTTCTGTTGGGAATCCCCCCGCTCCAACTCTTGTTGAATAGGCTTTTACTACTCCTAAAATTTTATTAATATATTTAAAACCAATTCCTGAACCTGTTGCAACATTACTTGCTGAACAGTTTGAACTTGTTACGAAAGGATAAGTTCCGTGATCGATGTCTAACATAGCTCCTTGAGCTCCTTCGAACAGAACTTTTTTTCCTTCTTTTATTGCAGCTTCAATGTATTCACCTGTATCAATAACATGTTCTTTTATTTTTTCATAGTTTACAATTAGTTCATTGTAAGTAGTTTCGAAATCTTCGATTTCGATATTATACATTTTTTTCAAGAAGTCTTTTTGATATGAATGAATTTCTTTAAATCTTTCTTTGAAGTTTGGTATAGCTAAATCACCAAGACGTACTCCAATTCTTGAAGCTTTGTCTTGATAAGCTGGACCAATTCCTCTTTTAGTTGTCCCAATTTTTTTATCACCTTTTGCTTCTTCTTGAGCAGTATCAATTTGAATATGATATGGTAAAACAAGTTGAGCTCTATTTGAAATTAAAAGTGTTCCGTAATCTTTTACAGATTGTTTTATTAATTCAAATTCATCAACTATTTGTTGAAGATTAATTACACATCCATTACCAATAATGTTGATAACGTTTTTATTAAAAATTCCTGACGGTATAATTCTTACTTTATGTTTTTGTCCATTGAAATTAATTTGGTGACCAGCGTTGTCCCCACCTGAAAAACGAACTACAACATTTGTTTGTTGAGAGAAGTAATCAGTTATTTTCCCTTTTCCTTCATCCCCCCATTGTGATCCAACGACAACAAGTGTTTTAAAATTATTCATAATGTTCTCCTTATTTATTGTAACTGTTCATTATTTTTTTAAAGTCATCTCCGCTTGCAAAATCATTTACAAAATTGGCAACAGATACAATTTTATTTTCTATTTCACCGATTTCTTGATTAGACATTTTACTCAAGACTCAGTCTACTATTTTATAATTTTCTGCAGGTGGGTCTATACCCACTCTTACACGATTGAACTTTTCAGTTCCTAAGAGTTTGATAATATTTTTTACTCCGTTATGTCCTCCGGCGCTTCCTTGTTCTCTGAATCTTAATTTCCCAATGTTTAAATCTTTGTCATCATATATAACTATAATATCTTCGATTTTAATTTTGTAAAAATTCATAATAGCAACTACAGCTTCGCCTGACAAGTTCATAAAAGTTTGTGGCTTAGCAAATATTATTTTTTCACCATTAATATTTGAAAAATATAATTTTGCTTTGAAGTCTTCTTTTTCGTTTTGAATAATAAATTTATTCATGATTGCATCCAGACAAATAAAACCAGCATTATGTCTTGTAGTTTCATACTGTCTCCCAGGATTACCTAAACCAACAATAAGTTTTGGCATTTATTTTTTTCTTCCTTCTAAAAAGTCATCCACTTTTTTTGTAATTGAAGATTTGAAATCTTCATAAACTTCTGTTAGCGAATGTTTTTCATAAGAACTTTTTATCATGTTGGCTAACAAGTTTGAAACCGTAACAATTTTAAGTCCTTCAAATCTTCTGTCTTCAGGAATATCAATTGTATCTGCAACAATAACTTGCTCGATAACTTTATCCTTAATTGCCTGTGACATATTCTTAACTGCATCTCCGTTAAATAATCCGTGACAAGCTATTAAATATATTTTTTTAGCTCCTGCTTCTTTTAAAGCTTTTGCTCCATTGATAATAGTTCCACCAGTATCAATCATATCATCTATCACAAAACAAACTTTATCTTTAATATCTCCAAGAATAAATTCAACTTCTGCTTTATTAGGTTCTGGTCTTCTTTTTGCAATAACTGCAATACCATTTGTTGCATTTCCAGTATACTTTGCAACTCCATGAACTCTTGTAAGTCCTCCGTGATCTGGAGAAACCAAGGTACATTCCTCGGGTTCTAAGTTATCTTTAATAATTGTGTCAATAATTTCTGATGCAACAGTTTGAGCCGTTGAAAAGTTATCGGTTGGTACATTAAAGAATCCCATAGTTTGAGCTGAGTGAAGGTCAACAGTTATTACTCTGTTTGCTCCAGCTGTTTCAATTAAATTTGCAATCAATCTTGCAGTAATTGGTTGTCTTCCTTTTGCTTTTCTGTCTTGACGTGCATAACCAAAGTAAGGAATAACAACATTAATTTTTTGAGCACTTGCTCTTTTGAAAGCGTCGATTGCGATCAACAATTCCATTAAGTTATTATTTACAGGTTGGTTAGTGGATTGAATTATATAAATTTCTTGTCCTCTAACTGAGTCCAATGATTGAACAATCATTTCTCCGTCCCTAAAAGTAGATGTCTTTGCTTCAGATTCTTTAACTCCAAGAATATCACAAACTTTTTTTGCCAAAGGTTTACTTGATGATAAACCAAATATTTTTATATTATCTTTTTCCATTTTTTTAAGTCTCCATATTAATAATAACAAATTTCAACTTTAATAAATAGAATAAATTTAAATGGATGTAAAAAAACATTGAATTCTGATAGGTAAGTAAACCAACTAACCAACTTTTTTAAAAAGTTTTGCCCTTGTAGAGCACGTTTTCGTCCAAATTTTTTTTAATTTTTATTCTTGGAAAATACTATATAATAGAAATAGTGTCTTTTTTGGGGACTTTTTAGGAGGAGAAAACATGGGACTGGCAAATTTATATAATATCACTCATAAAAATGGAGATAAAAAACTTTATGAGGATACAGCAATTAAAGTAAATAAGGGAGAACATATTGCATTGATTGGACCTAACGGTGCTGGGAAGACCACCTTGTTAAACATCATTGCAGGAAAAATAATACCTGACAAAGGTGAAGTGGAAGTTCACCCAAGAACTAAAGTTGGTTACCTTGACCAACACCAGGAAGTTGATAAAGAACAAACTGTGGATGCTTATTTAAAATTAGCTTTCAGTAGTCTTTATGAATTAGAAGCAAGAATGAATAAAATTTATGAAGATATGGCAATTGAATATAAAGAAGACGATCTTGTTAAAGCTTTAAAATATCAAGACATCTTAAACCTAAATGATTTTGATATGATTGATAAAAAAATCGGAAACTTGGTTGATGGTTTAGGAATTGGATTAGATAAATTACAAATGAAAATGGGAGAATTGTCTGGGGGGCAAAGAGGAAAAGTTATTTTAGCAAAACTTCTTTTAAGTGACGATGACTTTTTATTACTTGACGAACCTACAAACTTTTTAGATATTCAACAAGTCGAATGACTTGCAAAATTCCTACAAAACTTTGAAAAAGCTTTCGTTATGGTTTCTCATGATAATGACTTTATTAATAAAACTTGTGGAATAATTTATGCATTAGATAATTTTAAATTAACAAGATTTGTGGGTAACTATGATAAATATTTAGCTGAATCACAAATGTTAAGAGAACAATATGACAAAGCTTTTTCAGCTCAACAAAGAGAAATTAAAAAACTAGAAACTTATGTTGCCAAAAATAAAGCTAGAGCAAGTACTGCAAAGTCAGCACAATCTAGACAAAAAGTTTTAGAA includes these proteins:
- the pth gene encoding aminoacyl-tRNA hydrolase encodes the protein MPKLIVGLGNPGRQYETTRHNAGFICLDAIMNKFIIQNEKEDFKAKLYFSNINGEKIIFAKPQTFMNLSGEAVVAIMNFYKIKIEDIIVIYDDKDLNIGKLRFREQGSAGGHNGVKNIIKLLGTEKFNRVRVGIDPPAENYKIVDWVLSKMSNQEIGEIENKIVSVANFVNDFASGDDFKKIMNSYNK
- a CDS encoding ribose-phosphate diphosphokinase; protein product: MEKDNIKIFGLSSSKPLAKKVCDILGVKESEAKTSTFRDGEMIVQSLDSVRGQEIYIIQSTNQPVNNNLMELLIAIDAFKRASAQKINVVIPYFGYARQDRKAKGRQPITARLIANLIETAGANRVITVDLHSAQTMGFFNVPTDNFSTAQTVASEIIDTIIKDNLEPEECTLVSPDHGGLTRVHGVAKYTGNATNGIAVIAKRRPEPNKAEVEFILGDIKDKVCFVIDDMIDTGGTIINGAKALKEAGAKKIYLIACHGLFNGDAVKNMSQAIKDKVIEQVIVADTIDIPEDRRFEGLKIVTVSNLLANMIKSSYEKHSLTEVYEDFKSSITKKVDDFLEGRKK
- a CDS encoding adenylosuccinate synthase; its protein translation is MMNNFKTLVVVGSQWGDEGKGKITDYFSQQTNVVVRFSGGDNAGHQINFNGQKHKVRIIPSGIFNKNVINIIGNGCVINLQQIVDEFELIKQSVKDYGTLLISNRAQLVLPYHIQIDTAQEEAKGDKKIGTTKRGIGPAYQDKASRIGVRLGDLAIPNFKERFKEIHSYQKDFLKKMYNIEIEDFETTYNELIVNYEKIKEHVIDTGEYIEAAIKEGKKVLFEGAQGAMLDIDHGTYPFVTSSNCSASNVATGSGIGFKYINKILGVVKAYSTRVGAGGFPTELLNEIGDGIRERGNEYGANTKRPRRVGWIDAVALRYAIRTSGIDALFITLLDVLSGLDEIKICNKYLLNGREITNMPATTEEYEQCEALYVSTPGWSEDITGVTSFDELPDAAKNYIKLIEKICEVDVVGFSVGPDRTQTVLLDQVF
- a CDS encoding ABC-F family ATP-binding cassette domain-containing protein produces the protein MGLANLYNITHKNGDKKLYEDTAIKVNKGEHIALIGPNGAGKTTLLNIIAGKIIPDKGEVEVHPRTKVGYLDQHQEVDKEQTVDAYLKLAFSSLYELEARMNKIYEDMAIEYKEDDLVKALKYQDILNLNDFDMIDKKIGNLVDGLGIGLDKLQMKMGELSGGQRGKVILAKLLLSDDDFLLLDEPTNFLDIQQVEWLAKFLQNFEKAFVMVSHDNDFINKTCGIIYALDNFKLTRFVGNYDKYLAESQMLREQYDKAFSAQQREIKKLETYVAKNKARASTAKSAQSRQKVLEKMDVMSERRDLTKPKFSFSYKRPSSSVVLEAKDLVIGYESPLLHELNFALREGEKCIISGRNGIGKTTFLKTAATEINPYSGKVDLGQGVDYAYFKQIEDVAGITPVQYLLRQFPDITESEARAKIGQFGVKNSLMVQSMEKLSGGEQTRVRLAALSMVPCSLLVLDEPTNHIDVLAKEALLEAIQAFKGTVLLTTHDINFSTLWADRVLDFETLV